In Vicinamibacteria bacterium, a genomic segment contains:
- a CDS encoding SDR family oxidoreductase yields the protein MFEPFRPELLKGKTTIITGGGTGLGRSTALRLAGLGARVAVLGRRPDPLTETVGAIRGAGGVAVGVPADVRDPASVKAAFDAAESELGPANQLINNAAGNFLAPAEDISANAFNSVVQIVLYGTFHCTTELGRRLIARQAKGEVLSITTNYAETGSAFVVPSAAAKAGVLAMMRSLAVEWALYGIRLNAVAPGPFPTEGAFSRLLAGSEMEKQALRRVPGKRFGEHWELTNLIAYILSDASPYQTGDQVTIDGAEGLFSGQEFAGLAHLDRSAAKEMMASLKPRK from the coding sequence ATGTTCGAACCATTCCGGCCCGAGCTGCTGAAGGGAAAGACCACGATCATCACCGGCGGAGGGACCGGCCTCGGCCGCTCCACCGCTTTGCGTCTGGCCGGACTGGGGGCGCGGGTGGCCGTTCTCGGCCGCCGACCCGACCCTCTGACGGAAACAGTCGGAGCCATTCGCGGGGCGGGCGGGGTGGCGGTGGGGGTCCCCGCGGACGTGCGCGACCCCGCTTCCGTGAAGGCCGCGTTCGACGCCGCGGAGAGCGAGCTGGGCCCCGCCAACCAGCTCATCAACAATGCGGCCGGGAACTTCCTGGCCCCGGCCGAGGACATCTCGGCCAACGCCTTCAACTCCGTGGTGCAGATCGTGCTCTACGGCACGTTCCACTGCACCACCGAGCTGGGGCGCCGGCTCATCGCCCGTCAAGCCAAGGGTGAGGTCCTCTCCATCACCACCAACTACGCCGAGACCGGTTCCGCTTTCGTCGTTCCCTCTGCAGCCGCCAAGGCGGGCGTGCTGGCCATGATGCGCTCGCTGGCCGTAGAGTGGGCGCTGTACGGCATCCGTTTGAACGCGGTCGCCCCCGGGCCCTTCCCCACGGAGGGGGCGTTCAGCCGGCTTCTCGCGGGCTCGGAGATGGAGAAGCAGGCCCTGCGGCGCGTCCCTGGGAAGCGTTTCGGGGAGCATTGGGAGCTCACCAACCTGATCGCCTACATTCTGAGCGACGCCAGCCCCTATCAGACGGGCGACCAGGTCACGATCGACGGGGCGGAGGGGCTCTTCTCGGGGCAGGAGTTCGCGGGCCTGGCGCATCTGGACCGGAGCGCGGCCAAGGAGATGATGGCGTCCCTCAAGCCCAGGAAGTGA
- a CDS encoding exopolyphosphatase has product MRLVTRGDLDGLTCAVIITSSEEIDEILLVHPQDVTDKRLAITEDDILANLPYQSGCGKWFDHHLLTESNERPPEKFEGRYGLSPSAARVVYEYYIARNPRIQSYERLLAETDRLDSAQLNIEDVLDPKDYILLGYTLDPRTGLGAYQDYFLRLVNWVKTRPIEEILTLPEVQRRVGRIKEQDAEFRQATVANSRLEGNVVFTDFREVNPIPVGNRFIVYTLFPRANISLRVHWGPSREHVAAAVGHSIFNRTSRTNVGMLMSTYGGGGHKGAGTCLLPAATAEARIAEMIAIMRKDG; this is encoded by the coding sequence ATGCGCCTGGTGACACGCGGGGACCTGGACGGCCTGACGTGCGCGGTCATCATCACGAGTTCGGAGGAGATCGACGAGATCCTGCTCGTCCACCCCCAGGACGTCACCGACAAACGGCTCGCCATCACCGAGGACGACATCCTGGCCAACCTGCCCTACCAGTCCGGCTGCGGCAAGTGGTTCGACCACCACCTGCTGACGGAGAGCAACGAGCGCCCTCCCGAGAAATTCGAGGGCCGCTACGGCCTCTCCCCCAGCGCGGCCCGGGTGGTCTACGAGTACTACATCGCCCGGAACCCGCGTATTCAGAGCTACGAGCGCCTGCTCGCGGAGACAGACCGGTTGGACTCGGCCCAGCTCAACATCGAAGATGTCCTCGACCCCAAGGACTACATCCTCCTCGGCTATACCCTCGACCCCCGCACCGGCCTCGGGGCCTACCAGGATTACTTCCTGCGGCTCGTGAACTGGGTGAAGACCCGGCCCATCGAGGAGATCCTGACCCTCCCCGAGGTGCAGCGGAGGGTGGGCCGGATCAAGGAGCAAGACGCGGAGTTTCGCCAGGCCACGGTCGCCAACTCGCGCCTCGAGGGGAACGTGGTCTTTACAGACTTCCGGGAGGTGAACCCGATTCCGGTGGGCAACCGCTTCATCGTCTACACCCTCTTCCCCCGGGCCAACATCTCCTTGCGCGTGCACTGGGGGCCGAGCCGCGAGCACGTAGCGGCCGCCGTCGGGCACTCGATCTTCAACCGCACCAGCCGCACCAACGTGGGCATGCTCATGTCAACCTACGGGGGCGGGGGCCACAAGGGTGCTGGAACCTGCCTGCTGCCCGCGGCCACGGCCGAGGCCCGGATAGCGGAGATGATCGCGATCATGCGGAAGGACGGCTAG
- a CDS encoding ferredoxin family protein → MTYVIAEPCINTKDTACVEVCPVDCIHPKKDEADFAGENKLYIDPETCIDCGACVPVCPVQAIFPQEELPEKWAQFTKIDADWYTKKK, encoded by the coding sequence ATGACCTACGTCATCGCGGAGCCGTGCATCAACACAAAGGACACGGCCTGCGTCGAGGTGTGCCCGGTCGATTGCATCCACCCCAAGAAGGACGAAGCGGACTTCGCGGGCGAGAACAAGCTCTACATCGACCCCGAGACGTGCATCGACTGCGGGGCGTGCGTGCCCGTGTGCCCGGTCCAGGCGATCTTCCCCCAGGAGGAGTTGCCGGAGAAGTGGGCCCAATTCACAAAGATCGACGCTGACTGGTACACGAAGAAGAAGTAA
- a CDS encoding cold-shock protein: MIEGTVKWFNESKGFGFLSREGGPDVFVHHSEIRAEGFRTLNEGDKVRFEVVDSPKGPRAANVTKIA; this comes from the coding sequence ATGATCGAAGGCACGGTTAAGTGGTTCAACGAGTCCAAGGGTTTCGGTTTCTTGTCTCGCGAGGGAGGGCCGGACGTGTTCGTCCACCACTCCGAGATTCGCGCCGAGGGTTTCCGGACCCTCAACGAGGGTGACAAGGTACGGTTCGAGGTCGTGGATAGCCCGAAGGGACCTCGGGCCGCCAACGTCACCAAGATCGCCTAA
- a CDS encoding S9 family peptidase, with amino-acid sequence MKDSILDLSAPAIPAPPVAPKAPKVDVLHGDRRVDDYFWLRDKTNPAVAAYLEAENAYTDAVMKPTETLQEAVYKEMLDRIKETDDSVPYRKGGYWYYSRTEQGKQYPIHCRRKGSREAPEEITLDLNQLAEGQKFMALGAYAVSDDGSLLAYSTDNTGFRQYTLQVKDLRTGDVGPLRAERTGSVAWCADNRTLFYTVEEESTKRQHRLYRHRLGTSAHDLVYEESDEAFSVGVHRTRSLRYLILSISSHTTSEARSLPADEPGAEWSPIAPRLPDQEYDVDHHGELFYIRTNDRGRNFRLVSAPVGSPSREHWREVVPHRSEVMLEGVDVFRDHYVLSEREDGLPQFRVARLLTGQVHRLAFPEPVYAAYPGPNPEFDTATFRYSYQSLVTPSSVFDYDLEGRESTLLKQTEVLGGYEAAHYRSERRHATAPDGVRIPLSIVYKEGLKRDGRAPLYLYGYGAYGFPLPIGFSSNRLSLLDRGVVMVYAHVRGGGDLGKRWHDDGRMMKKRNSFTDFIAAAEFLIAEDFTGAERLVIEGASAGGLLMGAVVNARPDLFKAVVLKVPFLDVINTMLDESLPLTVGEFEEWGNPKKKEEYDYLKTYCPYSNLEAKAYPAMLVKTSFHDSQVMYWEPAKYVARLRTLKTDPNPLLLKTNLEAGHGGASGRYDYLHEVAFDYAFILGQLGTAE; translated from the coding sequence ATGAAGGACTCCATCCTCGATCTCAGCGCTCCCGCGATACCCGCGCCCCCTGTCGCGCCCAAGGCTCCCAAGGTGGACGTTCTCCACGGAGATCGCCGGGTGGACGACTACTTCTGGCTGCGCGACAAGACGAACCCCGCGGTGGCCGCCTACCTCGAGGCGGAGAACGCCTACACGGACGCGGTCATGAAGCCGACGGAGACCCTCCAGGAGGCGGTCTACAAGGAGATGCTCGACCGCATCAAGGAAACGGACGATAGCGTCCCCTACCGCAAAGGCGGCTACTGGTACTACTCACGAACGGAGCAGGGTAAGCAGTACCCGATCCACTGCCGCCGGAAAGGGAGCCGGGAGGCCCCGGAAGAGATCACCCTCGACCTGAACCAGCTGGCGGAGGGGCAGAAGTTCATGGCCTTGGGCGCCTACGCGGTGAGCGACGACGGCTCCCTCTTGGCCTACTCCACCGACAACACCGGATTCCGTCAGTACACCCTACAGGTCAAGGACCTGCGCACGGGGGATGTCGGGCCTCTGCGGGCGGAGCGAACGGGCTCGGTCGCCTGGTGCGCCGACAACCGAACCCTCTTCTATACCGTGGAGGAGGAGTCCACCAAGAGGCAGCACCGGCTCTACCGACACCGCCTGGGGACCTCCGCCCACGACCTCGTGTACGAGGAGAGTGACGAAGCCTTTAGCGTGGGCGTGCACCGGACGCGAAGCCTCCGCTATTTGATCCTCAGCATCTCGAGCCACACCACCTCCGAGGCCCGCTCCCTGCCCGCGGACGAGCCGGGGGCGGAATGGTCGCCCATCGCCCCCCGCCTTCCGGACCAGGAGTACGACGTTGACCACCACGGAGAGCTTTTCTACATCCGCACCAACGACCGGGGCCGCAACTTCCGGCTGGTGTCGGCTCCCGTGGGGAGCCCCTCCCGAGAGCATTGGCGGGAGGTCGTCCCCCACCGCTCGGAGGTGATGCTGGAGGGGGTGGACGTCTTCCGCGACCACTACGTCCTTTCCGAGCGCGAGGACGGCCTGCCCCAGTTCCGGGTGGCCCGTCTGCTCACGGGACAGGTGCACCGGCTGGCCTTCCCGGAGCCGGTCTACGCCGCCTACCCGGGGCCGAACCCGGAGTTCGACACCGCCACTTTCCGCTACAGCTACCAGTCGCTGGTGACGCCCAGCTCCGTCTTCGACTATGACCTCGAGGGCCGGGAGTCGACGCTTCTGAAGCAGACCGAGGTCCTGGGCGGCTATGAGGCGGCCCACTACCGGTCCGAGCGCCGGCATGCCACTGCCCCCGACGGCGTCCGCATCCCCTTGTCCATCGTCTACAAGGAAGGGTTGAAACGGGACGGCCGCGCCCCGCTCTATCTCTACGGTTACGGCGCCTACGGGTTCCCGCTCCCCATCGGCTTCTCCTCGAACCGGCTCAGCCTGCTCGACCGCGGGGTGGTCATGGTCTACGCGCACGTCCGGGGCGGGGGTGACCTCGGCAAGCGCTGGCACGACGACGGGCGGATGATGAAGAAGAGGAACTCCTTCACCGACTTCATCGCGGCCGCGGAATTCTTGATCGCGGAAGACTTCACCGGCGCCGAACGCCTGGTCATCGAGGGGGCTAGCGCGGGCGGGCTCCTCATGGGCGCGGTGGTCAACGCGCGCCCCGACCTCTTCAAAGCGGTGGTCTTGAAGGTGCCCTTCCTGGACGTGATCAACACCATGCTGGACGAGAGCCTGCCCCTCACGGTGGGCGAGTTCGAGGAGTGGGGCAATCCCAAGAAGAAGGAGGAGTACGACTACCTGAAGACGTACTGCCCCTACTCCAACCTGGAGGCCAAGGCCTACCCGGCCATGCTCGTGAAGACCTCCTTCCACGACAGCCAGGTCATGTACTGGGAGCCCGCGAAGTACGTGGCCCGCCTGCGCACGCTCAAGACCGACCCCAATCCGCTCCTCCTCAAGACCAACCTGGAGGCCGGCCACGGCGGGGCATCGGGCCGCTACGATTACCTGCACGAGGTGGCCTTCGACTACGCCTTCATCCTCGGTCAGCTCGGGACGGCGGAGTAA
- a CDS encoding TonB family protein — MPIESEAPDYFGRYQVLEELGSGAMGVVYLCVDPRLSRPVAIKVMRRSEFMTPAEQEQYQARFRHEAEAAGRMNHPDIVQIYDVGPAYLVMEFLEGQPLSVILKDGSVFSVRKVCALVLRVADSIDYAHRHGIVHRDIKPANIMMMNDGGVKVMDFGVARLESSTLTAIGTMVGSVRYMSPEQMMGERVDGRADVFSLAAVAYELLTGCPPFPGKTITEVVARVVHGKHVPPRQADGRLPEAVNAVFVRAFATSPADRYPHALDFARDLQTAAQSVLDLEVTYPAAEASPTRAEASAPTLKTARTATAPAGIPGENTIPHAAGREAVLALDSDPPGAEVYLDGQRLGRAPQPGLGVSFGRHQIRMEARGRAGVTTDIELTAARPLQALTCTLPLAVAGPGGVRPGQLVDFGPEVTPPRRIAGETPVYSDAARERGIEGSVVVEAWIGETGDVIETALIESAGGALDAALLQAVARWRFAPATLGGVPVSVRLIVRHVFRR; from the coding sequence ATGCCCATCGAGAGCGAGGCCCCCGACTATTTCGGCCGCTACCAGGTCCTGGAGGAGCTGGGCTCGGGGGCCATGGGCGTGGTCTACCTTTGCGTGGATCCCCGCCTGAGCCGGCCGGTGGCGATCAAGGTCATGCGCCGGTCGGAATTCATGACCCCCGCCGAGCAGGAGCAGTACCAGGCTCGCTTCCGGCACGAGGCGGAGGCGGCGGGGCGGATGAACCACCCCGACATCGTCCAGATCTACGACGTGGGCCCCGCCTACCTGGTCATGGAATTTCTCGAGGGCCAGCCCCTCTCCGTGATCCTCAAAGACGGCTCCGTCTTCAGCGTGCGCAAGGTGTGCGCGCTCGTCCTGCGGGTCGCCGACTCGATCGACTACGCCCACCGCCACGGCATCGTCCACCGAGACATCAAGCCCGCCAACATCATGATGATGAACGACGGAGGGGTGAAGGTCATGGACTTCGGGGTGGCCCGGCTGGAGTCCTCCACCCTGACCGCCATTGGCACCATGGTGGGGTCGGTTCGCTACATGTCCCCCGAGCAGATGATGGGGGAGAGGGTGGATGGCCGCGCGGACGTGTTCTCCCTGGCTGCGGTGGCCTACGAGCTCCTTACCGGGTGCCCCCCCTTCCCAGGCAAAACCATCACTGAGGTAGTGGCGCGGGTCGTCCACGGCAAGCATGTGCCCCCCCGGCAGGCCGACGGGCGGCTTCCGGAGGCCGTGAACGCGGTGTTCGTCCGCGCCTTTGCCACATCCCCCGCCGACCGGTACCCCCACGCCCTGGACTTCGCGCGCGATCTGCAGACGGCCGCGCAGTCGGTCCTCGATTTGGAGGTCACCTACCCCGCGGCGGAGGCCTCCCCCACGCGGGCCGAGGCCTCCGCGCCCACCCTGAAGACCGCGCGCACCGCCACTGCCCCCGCCGGCATCCCCGGGGAGAACACGATCCCCCACGCCGCCGGCCGGGAGGCGGTGCTCGCCCTCGACAGCGACCCCCCGGGAGCGGAGGTGTACCTGGACGGGCAGCGGCTGGGCCGGGCCCCCCAGCCCGGACTGGGCGTCTCTTTCGGCCGCCACCAGATACGGATGGAAGCGCGAGGGCGCGCCGGGGTCACCACCGATATCGAGCTAACGGCGGCCCGCCCCCTCCAGGCCCTGACCTGCACGCTTCCTCTGGCCGTCGCTGGACCGGGAGGTGTCCGCCCCGGTCAGCTCGTGGACTTCGGCCCCGAGGTCACCCCCCCCCGGCGGATCGCGGGGGAAACCCCGGTCTATTCGGATGCCGCGCGTGAGCGCGGCATCGAGGGATCAGTCGTGGTGGAGGCTTGGATCGGGGAGACGGGCGACGTGATCGAGACAGCGCTGATCGAGTCCGCGGGCGGGGCTCTGGACGCTGCCCTCCTGCAGGCAGTGGCGAGATGGAGGTTCGCCCCCGCCACCCTGGGCGGCGTCCCCGTCTCCGTGCGCCTGATCGTCCGACACGTCTTCCGCCGCTAG
- a CDS encoding DUF2071 domain-containing protein yields the protein MEIDRVLPTCRPPGRAAMRQRWADLLFLHWAVPAAALRPRLPPRLSADTFEGQAYVGLVPFRMTGVRPVWAPAFPPFSDFRQVNVRTYVHLAGQEPGVWLFSLDASSALAVVMARVLYKLPYYLARMRLEYDAEGGVCYTSDRRGSRPVGCRVRYAPCGPARVALPGSLEHFLAERYVLYTQSRGRLYRGRVHHRPYPLQPAQIDGLEETLLAAAGLARPEEAPLAHYVREVSAEVFPLRRIAPR from the coding sequence GTGGAGATCGACCGCGTCCTTCCCACCTGCCGGCCCCCGGGGCGGGCGGCGATGCGCCAGCGATGGGCCGACCTCCTGTTCCTGCACTGGGCGGTGCCGGCGGCGGCCCTCCGCCCCCGTCTCCCTCCCCGCCTCTCCGCGGACACCTTCGAGGGCCAGGCTTATGTGGGTCTTGTCCCCTTCCGCATGACGGGGGTGCGGCCCGTCTGGGCCCCGGCCTTTCCCCCCTTCTCCGACTTCCGCCAGGTCAACGTCCGAACGTATGTTCACCTCGCGGGGCAAGAGCCTGGCGTCTGGCTTTTCAGCTTGGACGCCTCCAGCGCTCTCGCGGTCGTGATGGCCCGAGTCCTCTACAAGCTGCCCTACTACCTTGCGCGCATGCGACTCGAGTACGACGCCGAGGGTGGCGTGTGCTACACCTCCGATCGCCGGGGCTCCCGACCGGTTGGCTGCAGGGTCCGCTACGCCCCCTGCGGCCCGGCAAGGGTGGCCCTTCCGGGCAGCCTGGAGCACTTTCTGGCCGAGCGGTACGTCCTCTACACGCAGAGCCGGGGGCGCCTCTATCGCGGCCGCGTCCACCACCGCCCCTATCCACTCCAGCCGGCCCAGATCGACGGCCTGGAGGAGACCCTTCTGGCCGCGGCCGGCCTCGCGCGGCCCGAAGAGGCCCCGCTGGCCCACTACGTCCGCGAGGTTTCGGCTGAGGTCTTCCCCCTGCGGCGGATCGCGCCTCGGTAA
- the map gene encoding type II methionyl aminopeptidase, whose translation MSPSVLETLREAGRVAAAARDMGARLIVPGASLREVCEAAEHEIRRRGAAIAFPAQSSRNHVAAHYCPSPEDQTVYAEGDLAKLDIGVHIDGYVVDTALTVNVGDRPEGRRLVEAAGAALEAAIAAAGPGVRVRRVSAAIEATLRRYELRPMRNLCGHHVGRWTVHCPPPIPNVPEESEDRLVVGAVLAIEPFATDGLGLVAEEGAPEVFRLPPGPRNGSGLEPGILAALEARNGLPFARRDLAGFPRSLVEETLAALLARGRLSAYAPLVESSGRAVAQAEHTLYVGSEGVEVLTR comes from the coding sequence TTGTCCCCCTCCGTCCTCGAAACGCTGCGGGAGGCCGGCCGGGTGGCGGCCGCCGCGCGCGACATGGGGGCGCGCCTCATAGTGCCCGGGGCCTCGCTCCGCGAGGTGTGCGAGGCGGCGGAGCACGAGATCCGTCGCCGGGGCGCCGCCATCGCCTTTCCCGCTCAGTCTTCGCGCAACCACGTGGCCGCGCACTACTGTCCGTCCCCGGAGGACCAGACCGTCTACGCGGAAGGGGATCTGGCCAAGCTCGACATCGGGGTTCACATCGACGGGTACGTCGTGGACACCGCCCTCACCGTGAACGTGGGGGATCGGCCGGAAGGTCGGCGCCTAGTGGAGGCAGCGGGGGCGGCCCTGGAGGCCGCCATTGCCGCGGCCGGACCCGGGGTCCGGGTGCGCCGGGTCTCGGCCGCCATCGAAGCGACCCTCCGCCGCTACGAGCTGCGCCCGATGCGAAACCTCTGCGGCCACCACGTGGGCCGCTGGACGGTCCACTGCCCGCCCCCTATTCCGAACGTCCCCGAGGAGTCGGAGGACCGGCTCGTGGTGGGCGCGGTCTTGGCCATCGAGCCCTTCGCCACCGACGGCCTTGGCCTCGTGGCTGAGGAGGGCGCACCCGAGGTCTTCCGTCTCCCCCCCGGTCCAAGGAACGGGTCCGGCTTGGAGCCGGGCATCCTCGCCGCCCTCGAGGCCAGAAACGGCCTCCCCTTCGCCCGGCGGGACTTGGCCGGCTTTCCGCGGTCGCTGGTGGAGGAGACCCTGGCCGCGCTTCTCGCCCGGGGACGGCTGTCGGCTTACGCCCCCCTCGTCGAATCCAGCGGCCGGGCGGTCGCCCAGGCCGAGCACACACTGTACGTGGGGAGCGAGGGAGTGGAGGTGCTGACCCGCTGA
- a CDS encoding 3,4-dehydroadipyl-CoA semialdehyde dehydrogenase — protein sequence MLTLKSHLGGRWVERGGASSETLVNPATEEPLASVGGGATDGKAALAFARTQGGVALRALSFAKRGALLGAMGKALQTHRDELLDLSVRSGGNTRSDAKFDVDGAIFTLAAYAEIGQGLGGATFLVDGEGITLGRSPRFHGQHIAVPRQGVAVHINAFNFPAWGLAEKAAVALLAGVPVVSKPATSSALLAHRMVEILLEEQVLPEGALSLLVGPVGDLLEHLGPQDVVAFTGGSDTGLKIRSLPQVLRNSVRVNVEADSLNAAVLGPDADPGSETYEFFLKDVLRDMTQKAGQKCTAIRRVLAPAAVAARVRDDLVDRLGGITVGDPAHDGVRMGPLATVSQLRDVREGVSALAADGRLVFGVSEVKALGAPPGKGFFVSPALIEVEPGADAPAVHGREVFGPVATVVPYSGRAGEAAEIVARGGGGLVASVYSEDAPFTVDVVLGLAPFHGRVFLGSARIAEQSPGPGTVLPSLVHGGPGRAGGGEELGGPRGLAFYLQRVALEGSRPIIEKIAGIKTD from the coding sequence GTGCTGACCCTCAAGAGCCATCTCGGAGGGCGCTGGGTGGAGAGGGGGGGTGCCTCCTCAGAGACCCTGGTGAACCCCGCCACCGAGGAGCCCTTGGCCTCGGTGGGAGGGGGGGCCACCGACGGGAAGGCCGCCCTGGCTTTCGCCCGCACCCAGGGCGGGGTCGCCCTGCGCGCCCTCAGCTTCGCGAAGCGCGGCGCCCTCCTCGGGGCGATGGGCAAAGCCCTTCAGACCCACCGCGACGAGCTCCTCGACCTTTCCGTCCGCAGCGGGGGCAACACCCGCAGCGACGCGAAGTTCGACGTGGACGGGGCCATCTTCACGCTGGCCGCCTACGCCGAGATCGGCCAGGGCCTCGGGGGGGCCACGTTCCTCGTGGACGGGGAGGGGATCACCCTCGGCCGCTCACCCCGCTTCCACGGCCAGCACATCGCGGTCCCGCGTCAGGGCGTGGCCGTTCACATCAACGCCTTCAACTTCCCGGCCTGGGGCCTGGCGGAGAAGGCGGCGGTGGCCCTTTTGGCGGGGGTGCCGGTGGTGAGCAAGCCCGCCACAAGCTCCGCCCTCCTCGCCCACCGCATGGTGGAGATCCTGCTGGAGGAGCAAGTCCTGCCCGAGGGCGCCCTCTCGCTGCTGGTGGGTCCGGTGGGCGACCTTCTCGAGCACCTGGGGCCGCAGGACGTGGTGGCCTTCACGGGGGGCAGCGACACCGGGCTCAAGATACGGTCCCTGCCCCAAGTGCTGCGGAACTCGGTGCGGGTGAACGTGGAGGCGGACAGCCTGAACGCGGCGGTGCTGGGACCGGACGCCGATCCCGGCTCCGAGACCTACGAGTTCTTCCTGAAGGACGTGCTCCGGGACATGACGCAGAAGGCGGGCCAGAAGTGCACGGCCATCCGCCGCGTCCTGGCCCCCGCAGCGGTGGCGGCCCGGGTCCGGGACGACCTTGTGGACCGCCTGGGCGGGATCACGGTGGGAGACCCTGCCCACGACGGCGTGCGCATGGGTCCCCTGGCCACCGTCTCCCAGCTCCGCGACGTGCGCGAAGGCGTCTCCGCCCTGGCCGCGGACGGTCGGCTCGTGTTCGGGGTCTCGGAGGTGAAGGCCCTGGGCGCGCCCCCCGGAAAGGGTTTCTTCGTCTCGCCCGCCCTCATCGAGGTCGAGCCGGGGGCGGACGCCCCCGCCGTCCACGGGCGCGAGGTCTTCGGCCCCGTGGCCACGGTGGTGCCCTATTCGGGGCGGGCGGGGGAGGCGGCGGAGATCGTGGCCCGGGGGGGCGGCGGTCTGGTCGCCTCCGTGTACTCGGAGGACGCCCCTTTCACCGTCGACGTCGTGCTCGGCCTGGCTCCGTTTCACGGCCGCGTATTCCTAGGCAGCGCGCGCATCGCGGAGCAGTCTCCGGGGCCGGGAACGGTGCTGCCCTCCCTCGTCCACGGAGGCCCCGGGCGCGCGGGCGGGGGCGAAGAGCTGGGCGGGCCGCGCGGCCTCGCCTTCTACCTGCAGCGGGTGGCCCTCGAGGGCTCGCGTCCCATCATCGAGAAGATCGCCGGTATCAAAACGGATTGA
- a CDS encoding translation initiation factor, translating to MAREPESRLAYSTGGEREPEPKSAAPPSPRGGIRIRLERRASDRIVTLVTGLPGSAVELARLLRALKSACGAGGTVKRGVLELQGDHRTAAEAFLADRGLAPRVTRG from the coding sequence ATGGCGCGTGAGCCCGAGAGCCGACTCGCCTACTCCACCGGGGGAGAGCGGGAGCCGGAGCCTAAGAGCGCCGCGCCCCCCTCTCCGCGGGGTGGAATCCGAATCCGCCTAGAACGCCGGGCCTCCGACCGCATAGTCACGCTCGTGACCGGACTCCCGGGGAGCGCCGTGGAGTTGGCCCGCCTGCTGCGGGCGCTCAAGTCCGCTTGTGGCGCGGGGGGCACGGTGAAGCGCGGGGTCCTGGAACTCCAGGGCGACCATCGGACGGCGGCGGAGGCTTTTCTGGCGGACCGGGGTCTGGCCCCCCGCGTGACCAGAGGCTAG